One Streptomyces sp. ML-6 genomic region harbors:
- a CDS encoding TIGR03089 family protein translates to MNATDRTPADLLRSALAADPARPLVTFYDDATGERVELSVATFANWVAKTANLLQGDLAAEPGDRLALLLPAHWQSAVWLLACSSVGVVADVQGDPAAADLVVSGPDTLEAARACSGERIALALRPLGGRFPQPPEGFADYAVEVPGQGDRFAPFTPVDPDAPALAVDGVELTSAQLVARAREDAAGLGLTAGSRLLTGGAYDSWEGLSAGLFAPLAVGGSVVLCRNLERLDADALAKRVESERVTNTTA, encoded by the coding sequence ATGAACGCCACCGACCGCACCCCTGCCGACCTGCTGCGTTCCGCGCTCGCCGCGGACCCGGCCCGCCCCTTGGTCACTTTCTACGACGACGCCACCGGAGAACGCGTCGAACTGTCGGTGGCCACCTTCGCCAATTGGGTGGCCAAGACCGCCAACCTCCTCCAGGGCGACCTCGCCGCCGAGCCGGGCGACCGGCTCGCGCTCCTGCTGCCCGCGCACTGGCAGTCCGCGGTCTGGCTGCTCGCCTGCTCCTCGGTCGGGGTAGTCGCCGACGTACAGGGCGACCCGGCCGCCGCCGACCTCGTCGTCAGCGGCCCGGACACGCTGGAGGCGGCGCGCGCCTGCTCCGGCGAGCGGATCGCCCTGGCCCTGCGCCCGCTGGGCGGCAGGTTCCCGCAGCCGCCGGAGGGTTTCGCGGACTACGCGGTCGAGGTGCCGGGGCAGGGCGACCGGTTCGCCCCGTTCACCCCCGTGGACCCGGACGCCCCCGCGCTGGCGGTGGACGGCGTCGAGCTGACGTCGGCGCAACTGGTGGCACGGGCCCGCGAGGACGCGGCCGGGCTCGGCCTGACCGCCGGATCGCGGCTGCTCACCGGGGGTGCGTACGACAGCTGGGAGGGGCTGAGCGCGGGGCTGTTCGCACCGCTGGCCGTCGGGGGCTCCGTGGTCCTGTGCCGGAACCTGGAGCGGCTGGACGCCGACGCCCTGGCGAAACGCGTCGAGAGCGAGCGGGTCACCAACACGACGGCATGA